GCCTCCGGCGAGGAACTGCGCATCATCCGCGAGGTCCTGGTTCCCATCAGCTTTGTCCTGGTAGCCCGGCCCGGCATAGGGCTGGAAGAGGTGCGGCGGGTTTCGACCCATGGCCATGCCTGGGCCCAGTGCCGGTTGTGGGTGGATAAGCACATACCTGAAGCGGAATATGTGCCTGGCTCATCAACTGCTGCGGCCGCACTCGGATTGCTGGAACAGGACTGCACCTACGACGCCGCAATCTGCGCCCCGCTCGTGGCCCGGGAGCACCCGGAGCTGTCAGTGCTGGGAGAGGACATTGGCGACAATCCCGGAGCCGTGACGCGCTTCATCCTGGTCAGCCGGCCCGGTGCGCTCCCGGCGCGTACCGGAGCGGACAAGACGACGGTTGTGGTCCCGCTTCCGGAGGACCGCCCGGGCGCGTTGATGGAGATCCTGGACCAGTTCGCCAGCCGCGGCGTCAACCTCAGCCGGATTGAGTCCCGGCCCACGGGGCAGTACCTGGGCCACTACTTCTTCAGTATCGACGCCGACGGCCACGCCGGGGAAGCGCGGGTGGGGGATGCGCTCGCCGGGCTGCACCGCATCAGCCCGGGAACCCGCTTCCTGGGCTCATACCCCAGGGCCGATAAGCAGGTGACGCCGGTCGCTGCTCACACCTCCGATGCAGCCTTTTCGGCGGCGAATACCTGGGTCCAATCAATACTCGGCGCGGAATCCGTCGCAGGTGAAAGCGGTTCCGAAGCTTCGCGCACAGCGTAGGCAAATGCCTCTCGAAGTACTTCCGCGGGCTGTGGTCAATGCGTATGCTTGCCTGATCCACACGGGGTATGGCCCCTGATGAAGGGAGCGGGTCATGACCAGCAGCAATGACAACGACGGCCAGGGGATGATCGTCAACCCCAAGCCTGCGGCGGACAACCAGGATTGGGACGGGGACGACGCAGACCGCGCCGACCGCCTGCGCTTCGAAGAGGAGCAGGCCATGATCCGCGAACAGTCCGAAGCACATGCCGCTGCCAAGGAAGCCCCTGCCGCTGGCAAACAAGGCGCTCAGGCGGAGAAGGAATCCGGGGCCTGACCGCGGCCGTATCACGGCCCCGCGTCATTCCGGCGTTCCACCACGGCGCCGCTTTTGCCGTCTGTTACCGCGCGGTTGCCCCACTGACCTGTACCTGCCCCTTCACCCGGACCAGGAGCGACCGGGGCTCCACCTGAACCGTAAGCTGCGTCGCTTCCCCGGACGTGTCGCCGTCGAGCTGTGTAGGCATCGGCTCGGGGCACTTGATGACCACCCTGGTTGACCGGTACACGGTCATGATGGGCAGCTTTCCGCTGTGCTTGAACATGATTTTCACGTACATCAGGAGCCAGCCGATGGCGCTGCGCGGGCTCATGACCACCACGTCCAGCATGCCGTCGTCGATCATGGCCTGCGGGATGAAATCGATGCCACCCGGCACCAGGCCGCAGTTGGCGAACAGCACGCTGCGGATGTTACGGATCTGCTCGGGGCTTCCGTCCAGGGCGATGGAGACCTTCTTGCGCCGGC
This window of the Pseudarthrobacter defluvii genome carries:
- the pheA gene encoding prephenate dehydratase produces the protein MPGSSRTYAFLGPEGTFTEAALLQVPDALQAVRVPASNVNAALDRVRDGSADAAMVPIENSVEGGVTATLDAIASGEELRIIREVLVPISFVLVARPGIGLEEVRRVSTHGHAWAQCRLWVDKHIPEAEYVPGSSTAAAALGLLEQDCTYDAAICAPLVAREHPELSVLGEDIGDNPGAVTRFILVSRPGALPARTGADKTTVVVPLPEDRPGALMEILDQFASRGVNLSRIESRPTGQYLGHYFFSIDADGHAGEARVGDALAGLHRISPGTRFLGSYPRADKQVTPVAAHTSDAAFSAANTWVQSILGAESVAGESGSEASRTA